Within Dermacentor variabilis isolate Ectoservices chromosome 8, ASM5094787v1, whole genome shotgun sequence, the genomic segment CAACTGTGAAGAAAAGACGTGAGGGAAAACTTGGTGCAAAAGAAACCTTGCATGCGACAGCATGGGATAAAGAGAAGCTGGCGTTGGCAACAGACAGAGGCAAAAGTGAGTCACCTGTAAGTGCTCCTCGATGTCCCTGCGGTCGTAGGTGATCCCGCTGGGCGTGATGACAGGCTCGCGCATGATCTCAAAGCTGATCTTGCCGCACAGGTAGTCTGGCACGTCTCGCTTCTGCAcatcaacacattgttttttCAATGTCGGAACattcaaaagagaaaaaaagttcaACACATTTACCAGGCCGATAAGGAACAAACGTAGATGATGAATGCTTTACTACTCAGGCACAGGAAACTGAAGTGTAAGAATCAAGGCTGCCTTACAAGAAGATTTTAGTGttttacgtaaaaaaaaaaaaaaaacgccatcaCTGAAGGAATAAGActgcagtttcacccaaaaggggAAGAATTGATAGTAATAGCAAAGCAACAGAGAATTACATGGAGTAAGGTTCAGAGTTCCTTGGACCGCACATATTGTAGCGAAAATTTGCTAATTCTCCCCGCACTTTGGAAAGTATTCGGGACAGCAAGACAATGCGCCTGGAAAGCACGATGATGCGCCAGGCACAatgttgtgcgtgtgtgcgtgtcgcgtacacacacacacactaaaaaaaATGTTGGTCTGTGTCTCGCATGTGGAAGCATTCAAACAAGGTATGCGGCATTACTAGTGGAGCCCCTAATCCACTGATCATTATGGGTTTGGTAAAACCCATGTGCCTTGCCGATCCTAAATTATGTGCTATACAAGCTCGCAAAGTACACTGCTCGATTGTCAGCGGCACCACCCGGTTTGCTGCGTGGTGCACAACCTAGCAGACGATCTTGTCATTCCTTCAGTGGTGATGCAAGGCATAAATGCAACTCACTCTGCGCTTGTCGTCCACTTTTGCAAATATGTTGTTCAACTCTGATATGTACTTGTCCTGCAAAGAGAAAAAGGTACAGTTGAACGTCGTCATAACAACGTCGTATCCGACATGAAAATACCTTCATTACATCcaatattcgttataagcatattACACTACACACTGATATTGGTGAGAAAGTTTTTGTATTTGCCTCATTACATCCGCTAATTCGTTACATCCACATtggttatatcaaggtttgactgtatagccccaaggtaaaagaaagaaaccacAAAAGCCTTTCCAGTCATCTCATGGACATCTCAAAGTTAACGTTGGTTGTGTCCAAGCATCAGAGAGGTGCTTATTCTTTTCAAGATGCACAGGCCATGAAGAACAGTACTTGAACATAAATTACCACTGCATGTACGAAGTGACTCAATGTCTTTTGCGCCGCACTCTGAAGCATGTGACCCAAAGCCCTAcaatgtaaaactattctaatatgcttttattccaatctcctgacgtcaaatctgcGTAACCGCTGATGCAAATCAAAtctgcgtaaccaccgacgcaagcatcagtcAGTGACCTGAAAGGTTGTCTAAAGGTTAATGAAACGGTCCCCTCGTTCATaagaagtcacttttgtttgctttaaaaacgaataacattgcttacactgagcggcttgtcttatctaattggctgacaagaagagaggagcacgctcaagtggagagggattcgatgaggccaAGCCAGTGCACTGGAAATCGATAACCGagtgaagagggtggcgccggcgtctgcgattggtcagcttttccttacttagcttgcggtggctggtcgaaaatcgcgggggcatgcaacggaaggttatgGATGCCGCTAAattggatcctcagcaaagaagagttggcagagccaggtggtaaacatgccgaaagtgctcgaaaacactacgcggccacgcaaaaggttttgttgtatgcaaataaacccatgccctcaggcaggtgcgagtagccagtgcctgagcgatcggtggcaaccatcttttattcctttcggaacggggcagcctgcggctattcagaaaaaaattgagttttgttcggcatattgatacatctttaacgcgtacccatcactttgacgcgatgaATTGGCTGCAgtctgaaaacttttgaccaatagccgagggctaatgccgaaaaggcgtcgaatcagaaacaactatttttcatttgttcagtccaatcatgcataatcagtgtgtacgtgtaatatcaggtggggagctatcgcagtttttgtgacgtcgcatgacagacaggctaAGTGGGGgttgtccaaaaaagttttcggccaatcgcggagggccgaCTGCAGAACTGGAattgaaaagtttggaatagctttacgttacagcgcccctgcCGATGGCTGCACCCTCAATCGCCAATCCATGGAAGAGTCTGCTCATATAACCCATGCAAATAAAAGCATAAAATAATGTTTGAAACTTTATCAATACAGCATGTCACAACAGAACctcgctccccccccccacctcattCCAAGTTGGAAATGCACTTCCCTGCATGCACTTAAGACGAAATTATTCAAATGAAGACGTGCAAACCCTTGTACCTCATATAATACAGTATCTGTGAACGTAACCGCTGGTTAATAATCTGGTTGCGCCCCCACGAGCTCAGCATGCCGCCTTAAGAGGAGCTGACATGACACTAATGATAAAGCTCTGTATTGTCAGCACAAAGAAAACACCCACCCCTCAAGAAAATTTCATCCGCCGGTCATCACCAATTTCACTGCTGTTCTCGGGTATCAGGGGTAGCACAATATAACTTCGCAGCAGAGAGGAAAACATGAAATTGTGACTGCATCTTTAGTGGTGATTTGCATTGGTTGAACAGCAGCACAGGCAGAGGTTGGCAAGCAGTAGAGTGTACAGACGACAAAGGAAAGAAACATAAGTGAAATCACCGTTATCACCCTTTACTGCTATCCTGTCATGTGTCTGTGCACTCGTGGGTTTGTATCGCCCTCAGAGGAGTATATTGTAACTTAGCGTCCATGTTGTCCTCCGAGCTTGTTATTTTTGTGTTCTGCCTTTGTTCTTTGCTCAGTTGATGTGTTCCAGAGCTGCCATCGTTCAGAACACAGCAAAACATGAGCCTGCTTGTACAAAGTGTTTTTGAAAACCTGTAGGCGAACTGCCCAAACTGGCACAAGCGAGACTAACCTTTCACATGGCAAGTTGTTCGGTGACGAAGCAGCAACTTGGTGCAAACCACCGTCACTCAACAACTCACACTGTCACTAGAGCGAAGCTTTTCGTCTGCAGGTCAATTTACCTACAGGTGGAATGCTTTGTACAGGCAACCTGTATTTTCGCTCGCCCAAGGGGCAATCTtgaccctcccccccctttttgttTAAAAACTGAAAGCCGAGCACTCACGCAGGAGCAGCTTTGATGATGAATTGAATTTTTTGGTGCAGAAGCTGTGTTGACCAGTGCACCAGAATAGAGTTATGGAATGATCAACTCATTGCAGAACAGATTAAAACGGTGAACAGGGCTGGACAATAATGACTTCTTTGTGTTCTATAATCTCCACACACTATTAATTGCTGCTTCGAAATACATATAGTGACAGGATCAAGAGGTTCTTCTAAAAGAAGTTGAACATAAAAGAGCATGTCAAATTTTTCAAAAGTCACTGAAAAATTTAAGAGTAGCTTTCAACTGCAGCTGTTAGTGCAGAGGAAATCATCATCAGGCAGCAAAACGAACTTCAGAAAAGCAGAAGCAGTTTCATTAACGAACCAGTGCAGCCTCCACTCGTTCGATGTCCGCCTCGCGGGTTCCCTTCATCCTCATTTCTTGCACCCTCCTGGAAAATGAACAAGAACAGAAGACGTGCACGATTCCACAGCGCACGGGAGAAACACTGCAATTCTGCACTACAAACAATCGTACTTTGTTGTCGTAACACGTCAGGCCTTCAGATCTACTGCATATCTCTCTGTGCCCCATTTCATAATATTAGAGCCAGGGTTGCACAATTGTTTTCAGCGTGCTTCTCGCGCCATTTACAGCGATTCTAACACAGCTATTTGCCGAGGGCCATCACTTGGTCAAAACGGGCTCCactgcattgcggagaagccaaCACTTCACAGGTGATGCCAACACTCCGTGGGACCTGATCGTGCAAGCGCAACTGACATCGGCACGGCAGCCGACCTAGTTGCTTCTTCCTCAATGCTACTGGCTCAAAAAAGTGCGTTCACAAGTGTTTTCTCAGTTAAATTGTGGAATCCATGTCAAACGACGCATTGACAGTTCCTGCAGTATGACGAGTTGTAAAAAAAAGACTGCTCACCAAGTTTCGCGAGCAGTACAAGAACAAGAATGCATGCAAAAAGGAAGTATGCAATGCACAGTCCTGGCCCACTGCGCCAGTTTTTACGGAGCAGCCTAGGCTGCTCCACAGAGCGATCGCAGATTGAAATGTGCTCTCGATCTTTCATTGGAACACAGTTTCTTTGAGAAAGAGCAGGAAAAGATGCACTGACTCCGCAACTCGACTTCGCCGTTAAGTTACAGGTGCATTTTCTCCATGTTCCCAAAACAAGGTTGCTGATGCTGTACATCTGGCAAATAATAATCAATTGTGCTGGTCTTCATGCTGAACCCGAGCTGTGATCATAGCCGGAATGTTAAAAGTATATCAGCACCTCCTGcctaaatacatgggaacagagaaatCATTTCACTCAGCAGCCATTGCGTTGAATTTGACAAGGTctgtttcatttaaaagaaaaagttagaacATACTGAATGCAGTCAGTAATTTTTTAGTTATGTCATCAATTCTATAACAAACACTGTTCGATATTgcaaaacagaaagaagaaagaaaaaataaaagaaaaagaaaacgcatgaaGCATCAAGCTTGCACCTCGATAACTCAGCAACAAAACACGATATCACAATTACATAAATTGCATCTACTGTGACACCTAAATCAGACAAAATTGCTATATCATACACCACTCTAATATAAGTCAGTAATTTGCAAAAGCCCCCATAAGAATTTGCAAGACTTCATGCAAGCAGTAAACTTGCATATCAAATTTGACCATTTCAGATGTTGTAACAGAtgcaatttaaaagagaactgcATTATTTGTTCTTGGCGGAGAGTTACAAATTTGCAAAACTTCAAGCTTCAGTTTTTCTttgatacatttgaattttctcCAATTTCTTTAAAACCTACAGGGTCCCAGGTCACAATTCTGCTTCCTACAGTGAATGGAATCCAGTTTTCTCTCTTATGTGAGGCAAATGCAATTCAACAAAGCTACATCACTGTCTAATCGGAGTGTTTATTTGTTTTACATATATCTGAATAGGTGGTCAGACTTATCCCTCAGCTAAAGCCTGCTCTTAACATAAATGTTTGTCGCTGTAAGCTGATATGGTGGCACCGGCATTCGTAAATGTCGAGCAAGAAAgggcaaaaagaaaagtgaaatgaaCGACTGCAAAATATGGCCCCTGTTTACCGACACCTCTTGAATTCACAATGGCAAACTAGCCTCATGAAAGTTAACATCTTCAATCGGAGGCAGGAAAAACAAagaagcaggaaaaaaagaaaagaaagataagtgAGTAAGCAAACAGTTGGCCACAAATGTTTACGGAACATGGGTTCCATAAAAATGCAAACTTACAATCTGTTTAAATATAAacccccatgcaagcgatcttgtacgcgacagcgacaagcgacgcgatgaagatggctgtcgcgttcgctcgtcgcctacaagttgcaccccatgcgagcgatgactttgagcgacgtctccccagtgttgctggtatgagggcagcaatataggcgctgAAACTAGTGTGATgagtgctttattaacttaagttcatgtgttttactgtaaaaagcagcataaaatatttctgaaagtcttgcagtaggttcttatccttgcacgtataaaaattcaatcgtttgctcgttcagtgcgacaatcggaagtacttgagttatgtacatccaatCCCGGCTTCGCGCGACAAGGCCGAGCGATCTGTTCATGCGatggcccgatccgtcgctcgaagtcgtcgctcgtcactgtcgcgcacaaaatcgcgctcatggggatTAGCCTTAAGGGTTGACGCTTCCAATTTAATGAATCGGCTGTCTAGGTCGCAGACACAACAACAGACCGAGACTTTAAATTCGAAACTATGTGCAGATATTTCGCGATAGTTCCGCTTTCTCGTGTATCCCATGTCCCACGAACTTTTTGTGGCCGACCGCAGCGCTACGCACTTCTGCTTGTCGAGCAGGATCAGCTGGTTGAGGTAGGTCTGCAGCTCGATCTCCTGCTGGAGCCGCTTCTCCTCGATGAGCTGCCAGCGTCGCTTGCGCGCCAGCCGCAGCTGGCACGCAATGTCGTCCCCAAAGTTGAGCTTCTGCTCACGGGCCAGGTCGTTGGCTGCACAAGGTCAACAAAGAATTTGTTCGTGACCTGTCAATGCAACAACAGACAAAGACGAAAAACAACAGACAATCACGCAGAAGTCCTTGGCAAAACGGGTCTTCATTTACATCAGCTTATGCTATCACATACATTGCAACTTGGCAAACTGACGGGCCCTAGTCACCataagctaagaaaaaaaaaatcaatttgcaTGTTACAGTAATTCTTCATGAATTATTGTGACATGCGAATGGCTTTGCTTACCAAAGCAATGACACCGCAAGCATGCCACTGCTGCATCACAGGCACTCGGTAAGCATAGTGAACAAATTTCTTGCAAACTGACAACGTGAAATTGACTAATGAAGCGGGATGTTAGCAATGCCAAGTATGAAATGTGATCTTCTGTTCCAGGTTACAGGGCAAGGCACCGATGAAATCAGGTTCTTTACAGGTGCACAAAACATGTCCAGACATGAAAGGAACATCACACTTTGCCTGACttcatgcactgaaagataacgGGAACCAAAAATCTCAAATTTTTCTTATATGCTTGCAGGGAACAAAAGGTTCATGCCAGGCTCCGTGTGCAAAGTTAATTTTTTCCTTTGGTATTTTTTCACCAAGTGTTttctaaaaaaatgttttctaaaGATGGTTTTTTGTTATGATTATCTGAGGCACTCTTTCAATTTCAATGAAGGGGACCTTGGCACAATAGTGAAAAGCAAATTCTTGTTTAGACTCATACTAACTGTGCTGTCAGAAATATTTGCTTTCCGTGGTCACagatacttttatttatttatttcatactcgTTTCCCAGCAAATTTGTGTTTAACAAGCTCACAATGAGCAAGAATTTAATCTATAAGTTTATAAGTTTATAAAAACACGAGCTTGAAATTTTCACAAACCCTATAAATGGCTTCAACTGTTCACAATGTCCAAAGACAGACATAAAGAAAGTTGCAGTTCTGCCCATAATGTCAAGCAGTGTTGCGATAGCTTGTGCAATATTACATGCAGTAAAGTTTTGTACTGTTTCGTGTGGTTTCGGTTAGAGCAAACATTCACAGATGCATGCTAGCCATCGTCTTTGGAGATGAAGTTCAAGTCATCTTTGTTTGTGGAACTGGCGCAGATAGAATCTGACAGGCAATCTGTGGTTCCAGAGCTTGAATCCTCGCAGGgtaactttttttctcttttatttactGCCTCAAACTATACTGGCAGAGCATGCGTAACTGAGCACAAACGTTCATTTGCCTGTGGCACATCGTCCAACCTTTCACTACGCAGTCAAAATTGCAAATGCACTCTGAAATTTGTAGACAGTGCAGTTCTGTTTGGACATAAGAATCCAGAAATATGCATTACGGTCAATGCTTGGCATACCGTTAACAGCGGTAGCACATGCTTAATTAAGTTAGCcctcgattactttacataaagaCGAATTGTCATACCTTAACGGTTATCTTTCACGAGTGCCTGCACGAGTCCACGACTGGTGCGTTTGTGATGCCTATACTTGAGCATGTGCAGATAAGTTTCGTGTCCTCCTTCTCTTCTGCCATCGTGCGGCCTCTCACTTGATAACGAGAGTTTGCGttctgctttttgttttacttgtgAAACCATGTTTGCACACTTGCCTTTCGGTAACGTGAATTCCTACCAACCTGCTCAACCTTTAGTCATTCTTGTGAAATACTTTGGGATTCCTGCGTTGGACACCGGCGGGCATCAACATAACCAGAGGAGTGCGCGCATAACAGCTATTGCTGCACACAACAGCACGCTGCGTAAAAACATAAGTTATTAGAAACGGAGCGCAATTAACACACAAACACAGATGAAGTGCAGACAGGCCAAGCGACAGCAACTGCTCTATTACGCCTCCGAAAATTCGCCTCTACACTGCACACAATACCTGGAGGACATGCGTAGCACCACAAGGGAACAGATGAAAAACAGGCAGGAACTACTATATGGGTGAATTTTGAAGGCCTAATTAAACAGTCGGTAGCGTCGCTCATCCTATCTATACTTCGTCTGTGCATGTGTGTTAATTGGTGGCCACTCTTCTAATAGCTACGCTTCAGCAACGAGCCCAGCAAGAAGTATATTTATACGCCAAAACAAGTTTCAGCTTGAAAGGGTGCGTTTTAATTCTGGCCAGAATAAGAGACAGGCTAGGTAGATGGCTAATAAGACGGCTCTGAGTGCAAGTAATGGAATGCATTTGAAACCGCCCGAAAGACGTCATTACGACATGACGCCACCTTGAGACAACAAGAAACGGCTATGAAATGGACTATTTTAGTACTTTGCATGTGTAAACCTATGAAAACACAATGTAGCTTAGATTAAGCGCATAGGCAAGCATGActatgttttcttgtgcgcagacaaACCTTCCTGTTGAGTTTCCAAGCTTCCTGTTTggctgccatcttgtttggacagcaaGGTAGCCTGCATCGTTCTTGACTTCAATGCTGTCTTCTTTGACGCTTTCGTCAGAATTGGGATGAGACTGAAGATGGCGGCTGTCCAATTAGCTGTCTACTTTGCCGCCAACGGCGAATATTGGAACACAGCCAGAGAAGGAGCAACAAAAGATTTGGGAAGCTACTTTCAACAGAACTCGCACATGATGGCTTGCTCGTTGCGACCGGGTCAAAAATGCAACCAAGGAGCGGGCGACTCACCCCTCTGCAGGTACTTGACGGCTTCGTCGTAGTTGTCCATCTCCTGCAGTGCTTGACCCAGGAAGAAATGGCCCTTGACCGAGCTGGGGTCCAGGTCGAGCGCGCGCCGGCAGTCCTGGCATGCCAGCTCCCATTGCTGGAGCTTGAGGTAACATAGCGCCCGGTTGGTGAAGTAGGTGGCCGTGGATGGGCTCTTGATCTGCAGGGAGAAAACGAGCAAATGGCAAAAGAGAAGCAAAAATCATTcgaaaaggaaaaacaaaggAAGGAAAGTTATCAGAGCCACCCCTCCCCAGGTTGTCCGTCTTAAGCAGACAAACAAGTAGACGTGATGCACAGATGATcacgtctgcaaagtattacagtGCTGCGCTCCAGCAAGAACAGCGAAAATTTAAAAGCAAACGTTGTGCGCCTTCTATCTCGAAAAAACACGCTCTCGGAAAGAGTCACGTTCACATGCACAAATGCCTCTCTGCAGTGTTTGTTTCGTCGCTCACCAGGACTAATCATCCAATGCGGAAGGCACGTCGCAAAAAGGGGGGAAAAGGAGGCAGGATTTGACACCATGGTGCATCCTTTGGCTCCAGTAcaagagaagagggaaggaacaCCACTTGAAAATGCTACCAGAGGCAGAGGGGGGGAGTGCCTCCAGGGCAGTGACGCTCGCCTCACCGGAGGCGTGGTAGCAGGACGGTCAATTTCTACTACCTTGTCCAATAACGAACCAATATAGAAAATTATTTCAGTGAAATGCTCCTTTGATGGCATTTGACAGCTTCCAGCGTACAACTAAACTTTGCACCGGGGCatggtgaggggccctctaaGAGCAAGCTTAGGCTCGGGAGCTCCTGTCTAAATATGCAGAAAAACGGAAAAATTGTTTTCTCAgtcacggccgctggataaaaaaaaaaggtgcagccTGCCACGTCAGgcgggctgcaatgggagcgaatgtctcagccgtagttgcattctcagccgcttggctgggccgaacaGTGCTAGCTCTCGGGTACGCGACAAGTTGCGTCCCCAAGAGCTagcattttttttaatctttattttttgtttttatccAGCCGCCGTGTCTCAGTGTTCCCTGCGCTgattttgatgaggtttgttgcatttaaaacgaaAAGTTCGAGATATGGTAAATGTAAGACGCAGAATTTTTATTTAGGCTGTGGATATTTTATCAGGAATTGTTCAAtactgttaaaaaaaagaagaaaaagaagaaagaaaactgaaatgCCAACTTTTCGACTATGTAACACAGTAATAAATAACAACATCACACTTCTGTGAAATGCACCTATTGAGTTATCTCAAGCAGAGAACACCGATGTATTATACACTTTCTCAAGTAGGACTTTCGGAAAAAACCTTGAAGACAGAATAAATTTCACGAAAGCTGTAAATTCACACATCAAATTTGTTTGCTTCAGTTCTCCAACAGACACAGTTTGGAGAGCTGATTATATTTGTCTTTGATAcagagttacagatttgtaaacgcTGTGCATCTTGTTTTTAAGCTTgccaatttcaaaaaaaaaaaaaaaagtttttataaACTATGAGGTCCCACATTAAAATTCTGTTTTTTACAGTTGCTATATTTACCTTTTTCTCTTGAATGCAGCACATATTATTTAAATCGGTTCAGGATTCGTGCAGTGAGAACATTTCTGTGTTTCATATGTCTTCCAATAGAGGAAATTGGAGTTGGACCCCAACctaaagtcttttttttttgtaattataAATTTTAAAATAAGAAGTTTAATTTACGCTTCTGTAATGGTAAAAGAGCCACTCTTACCTTGATAGTACTCTTGGTACGGGAAATATGTAACCTCCTTCCCCCCCTTCCCAGTGAAAGATAAAACATCACTTTACgactctcaaaaaaaaaaaaaaaaaagattcagttATTCCCCTGCACATTCCTTGGTCTCAGTCAGCTGAACTTTGCTCCCTCTGATAAGCAGGACACATTCACGAATGACGCATGTGAATCACATTCCTTTCTGTCTCATAGTAATTATATCTCACTTTAGGAAAAGATCATTATGCTGATTTCTCAAGAGAAGGCAGAATTAGTAAATGAGACAACTGAAGTTCAAAGTTGTCGCATTGTGGCAGTTGTAGAATTCCAGCACTTCTTATCTAAAACCATTGATAACAATAGCCAGGTAGATGCGGTATTTATtgattttcaaaaagctttcgataTTATGTCCCATAAGCTCCTAGATGTAAAGCTCGCTGCATTAAATGTAAACGAAAACGTTCAAAATTGGATACGAAACTACCTAAACGGAAGAACCCAGTCTGTTGTTCTAAACAATGCTGCATCTTCACCAATAACTGTTTCttcgggcgttcctcagggaagcgtactgggccccttgttatttttaatctacataaatgacattgtcgaactaattacatcacccataaaactatttgctgatggctgtgtgatttacagagaaattaccaCTGAAGATGACATAGATACATTGCAAACAGATTTAGATAAGGTAGCGATCTGGTGTAAAAAATGGAACATGAATTTAGATATAGAAAAGTGCAGTAGCGTaagcttttccagaaaattaTCCAAATGTCAGCACCGATATAACATCAATGGCATGCTTATCGACTTACAGTcggaatataagtatttaggagtCGATTTTACCGAATCACTCACTTGGCATAAACAGATTGACACTGTCATAGCAAAAGCTAGTAGGATGTTACATTTTATTCGCAGGAATTTTAAACAGGCAACACGCGAAGTTAAAGAAACTTTATACTTCTTACAAGTTAGAACAATACTTGATTATGCTTGTGTAATATGGGATCCCTATCAAGATTACCTCATTAATAGACTGGAAAAACTACTGAATCAAGCAGTAAGGTTTGTTTGCAATAATTACAGCCCGTACTCTAGCGTTtccgaaatgaaggccactttaggATGGGATCTACTACATATGCGTAGGCAGAAGTTAAGGCTTAAACTATTGCACCGAATATATAATAATCACACAGGTATTAATCGCTGTAACTATCTCCTGGAACCAGATTATATATCGACTCGCTGTGATAACAACAAAAAGACCTCAGCCTataactgcagaacaaacactttttactactcttttttccccaaatcaattagacaatggaacagtttatcaaatgatatagtaaatgtgtcaaataacgAACTATTCTATTCAATGCTGTGATGGCGCTCTTGTAAAACAAATGTATGTGTTATATATCTTGAAACCTGCTTGTTTCACGTTGCTTGTATGCCTTTCTCTAACAGCTATTGTAGTGCTTCTGTTTGTGAGTATATCTGTCCAAAAGCTTTTCTGTATCACCGGTTATATTTTGTTCCcccctacgtaatgcctttatggccTGATGTAGGTActctgtgaataaataaataaataaataagaaaacca encodes:
- the STUB1 gene encoding STIP1 homology and U-box containing protein 1 — protein: MKDTMTAIELKDLGNKLFSARKYEDAISCYSKAIIKSPSTATYFTNRALCYLKLQQWELACQDCRRALDLDPSSVKGHFFLGQALQEMDNYDEAVKYLQRANDLAREQKLNFGDDIACQLRLARKRRWQLIEEKRLQQEIELQTYLNQLILLDKQKRVQEMRMKGTREADIERVEAALDKYISELNNIFAKVDDKRRKRDVPDYLCGKISFEIMREPVITPSGITYDRRDIEEHLQRVGHFDPVTRTPLTQDQLIPNLAMKEVVDGFLAENEWALDY